In a single window of the Candidatus Gorgyraea atricola genome:
- a CDS encoding nucleotidyl transferase AbiEii/AbiGii toxin family protein: MEKTIYNQLQLRELFHIEFLRWFVRKVKPELYALKGGSNLRFFYNSFRYSEDMDIDVKGIEVEVLKDIVMKILSNVSFHEIFKTFGVAKVVVPDMIKAKQTQTTQRFKVHLVTFAGEDLFTKIEFSRRGFKGTAVVEPLLNSVLRPYKIAPLLVSHYDIESAIMQKIGALLGRSTTQARDIFDLYVLSSQCHCEGAQRPKQSQKAQENVFSVGFEQFRDTVLSYLAPEDQAVYDSSSSWDEIKLKVSSFIVGQV, translated from the coding sequence ATGGAAAAGACAATATATAACCAATTGCAATTAAGAGAGTTATTTCACATTGAGTTCTTGAGGTGGTTTGTCAGGAAGGTAAAGCCTGAGCTGTATGCGCTTAAGGGTGGTTCAAACCTGCGCTTTTTCTATAATAGTTTTCGTTATTCAGAGGATATGGATATAGATGTTAAAGGAATAGAGGTCGAGGTTCTCAAGGACATAGTCATGAAGATATTGTCTAATGTTTCATTCCATGAGATTTTTAAGACCTTTGGCGTGGCAAAGGTAGTAGTGCCGGACATGATTAAGGCAAAGCAGACCCAGACTACGCAGCGGTTCAAGGTGCATCTGGTAACATTCGCAGGAGAAGACCTTTTCACTAAGATTGAATTTTCTCGCAGGGGCTTTAAGGGCACTGCGGTAGTTGAGCCTCTACTGAATAGTGTTTTGCGGCCGTATAAGATAGCGCCTTTACTTGTCTCGCACTATGATATTGAATCAGCGATAATGCAGAAGATAGGCGCTTTGCTAGGCCGCTCAACGACCCAGGCGCGGGATATATTTGATTTATATGTTTTGAGTTCTCAATGTCATTGCGAGGGCGCGCAGCGCCCGAAGCAATCTCAGAAGGCGCAGGAGAATGTGTTTAGCGTGGGATTTGAGCAATTCAGGGATACAGTACTCTCTTATCTAGCACCAGAAGATCAGGCTGTATATGATTCATCATCTTCATGGGATGAGATAAAGCTGAAGGTATCGAGTTTTATAGTAGGCCAGGTTTAA